Within the Acidimicrobiales bacterium genome, the region ACCGCCCGCACCACCTACAGGCTCCCCTACTTCTGGGCCAAGATGACCCTCGACCATCGAGAAGAGGTCTACCGCTACGAAACCGCCAGGCGCTGGCCAGGGCCAAGAGGAGTTGCGTCCGTTGTGCAGGTTCGGGTTGGCGAACAATACGCACCCGAGGAACTCGGCGCCTTCGATCACTTCCTGACAGCCCTGTGGCGCCTCTACAGCGCCAAGCGAAACGGGCTGCGATACGCCCGCGTCCAACACGACCCCTGGCCGTTGCACCGGGCCGAGCTGCTGGAGCTGGACGACAGCCTGATGGAGGCCGCCGGCCTGCCCGCCCCCACAGGCGAACCAGTGGTGCACTGGTCACCTGGAACCGAAGTGCGCATCGGCTTCCCTCACGGGCTTCGCTAGCCGAGCAGGCTTCAGCCCAACAGCGTGACCGCAGACGCCAGTGCCACCGAGGCTTCGACCTCGTCGACAGTACGGTTGGGGTCGCTAACGCCACCGGCCACTACGTAGCGCCGGCCGTCGTCGCCTTCGAACCACCAGGCGCCGGCGATCACTCCGGGCTCTGAGCCACCCTTGAAGCGAATAACGGGCCACCGGCCACGATCGAAGGGCAATCCAAGACCTGGATTGGCCTCGAGGATCTCGGCCACGGGTTCGAGGCCCGGCTGTTCAGCCTGCTTGGCCAAGTAGACGTGGGT harbors:
- a CDS encoding DUF2071 domain-containing protein, which translates into the protein MSTEYEATCPFEVERATMVHRWDLLTFIHWAYEPEHVQRLLPEGLTVDTYDGKAWVGLVPFKMQVRLPWGPALPWLSNFPETNVRTYVTAPDGTRGVWSMSLEAARLAAVATARTTYRLPYFWAKMTLDHREEVYRYETARRWPGPRGVASVVQVRVGEQYAPEELGAFDHFLTALWRLYSAKRNGLRYARVQHDPWPLHRAELLELDDSLMEAAGLPAPTGEPVVHWSPGTEVRIGFPHGLR